Part of the Crossiella cryophila genome, TGCAGGGTGGTTGGTTTGTCCTCGCAGCCGAACCAGATCGGCTGGCCCTGGTGGCCGCGGCCCATCCAGGCGCCGGAGATGGTGGCGCGTAACGGGGCGATCGTCCCGGCGGGGACGGTGAACTCGCAGCGTCTGGACTTCAGACCGGTGGGCAGCGCACAGGCTTTGGTGTCCGGCGCGTTGATGCTGATCTCGGCGGAGAACACCGACATAGCGACCGCGACCTGCACGAGTGCTCGCTCGGGTGGCTTGGTCGTGCTGGTGGGCGGGGCGATCGAACCGGCCTCGGTGGCGCGTGGCAGCACGAGTTCCCGGAGCGAGGTGGCCAGTTCGGCGGTGCTGGCGGCCAGTTTGGGTTTGGGGGCACCGGCGGCCGCGGCGAGCTGGGTCAGTTTTGGTTGCTGGTCGGGTGGGACCTGCAGGCCGACGAAGCGGAACTCCAGGGACAGACCGGCTTCGGCGACCTTGTCCTGGATGAGTTTCTTGACCTCGGCCTCGTTCTGGTTGCAGGCGTCGACGCCCTGGCGGGTGACCACGATGATGCGGTTGGTGGTCCAGCCGCGGAACGGGTAGAGCCCGGCGAAGTCCTCGATGGCGCCGAGGATGCCGGCCACCAGGGTGCTGCGGCCCGCGGCGGTGACCCGGCGCAGCGCGTCGGCGACCTGTTTGCCGGTGCCGGTGGCCGGGCCGACGAGTTCGCTGGTGTTGGCCGGGCTGCCGCACTCGCCGCCAAAACGGCGCAGGGACAGCGAATCCGTCGCGGCGCTGTTGACCGCGGCCGCGCCGACCGCCTGGGCGAGGGGGCCGAACCCGTCGGGGGCGGCGGAGGAGTCGACCAGGAGAGCGGTGCGGTGGTTGGGGATGAGGAAGTAGACGATCACCGCGGCGGCCACCAGGATCAGCGTGAGCAGCGCGGCGATCAGGCGTAATCGGCGGCGGGGCTTGACGGGCGCGGTCATCGCGGGGCCGCCGGGGCAGTGGCGCGCAGGGCGGCGATGGCCTTGTTCATGCTGGTCACCTTGGCGTTGTAGTCGGCGGCGAAGCCACGGAAGGCGGTCAGGCCGGGGTCGAGGGACTGGGCCGAGCGGGCGGTGGCGAGCAGGCTGTTGGCCGCGGTGAGGATGCGGTCGAGCTGGGCGCGCAGTGCGTCGGCCTGGCGCTGGATGTCCTGTGCCTGCTGGGTTCTGGCCCGCTCGCGCAGGCCGTCCAGGCGCGGACCGGCCTGCCCGGCGGACTCCCTGGCCTCGGCCAGGGTGCGCTCGGCGACGTCCAGGCGGCCCTCGACGATGGCGGTGCCCGCGGTGTTCACCCGTTCCACGGTGGGGTTGAAGATGTCCACGATCTCCTTGGCGTAGCGCAGCACGGGTTCGGCGTTGGTCACGAACTCCAGTGCCGCGTCCAGCCCGGCCTGATCGGCGGCGAACAGCGGTTCCGGTGCGCCCGCGCCGCCGGCGATCTGTTTGAGCCGGTCGCGCTGGTCGCCGGGGAGCTGGTAGCCGACCAGGCGCAGTTCGATGGTCAGGCCCGCGGCGGCCAGCCGGTCCTTGATCTCCTTGCCGACGAAGGCGGTGTCCTCGTCGCAGGCGTCGGTGCCGTGCCTGGTGACCAGGATGATCCGGTTGACCTGGGTGGCTCGCAGGGTGAACGGGCCGGCGAAGTCCGCCACCGCCTCCACCACCCCGCGCAACAGGGTGGGCCTGCCACCGCGGCGCTGCCCGGCGGCCTGGGTGATCTCCTGGCGGTTGCCGGTGCCGAAGTCGACCAGCTGGGTGGTGTTGTCCGGCGCGCCGCACTCACCGCCGAAACCCCGCAGGGCCAGCGAGTCCTGGTCACCGGCGTTCTGCACGGCCTGGCGCAGTGAGCGGGCGATGCTCTCCGGTTCCTCGGCGGTGGTGTCGATCAGGAACTGGGTTCGGTAGGTCGGCGCTAACCAGGGCAGCACCCAGCTCGCCACCGCCCAGGTGCCGCCGCCCAGCAGCGCCACCACGATCAGCAGCACCAGCGCCCGGCTCAGCGCGGGCGGCAGGCCGAGGTTGACGAAGAGGTTCCACATCCGGTTGTTGTCGCCCTGCTGGATTCCCTGACTGCCTCGCGCGTCGACCTCCACCCCGGAGACGGTCGCAGTGCCGCGTCACAACCCGAGGGGACGGTGCGTAACAGGTCGATCACCACACGTGTCCAACCGGCTCGCCCGGCCGGGTGGTTCCGGCCGGGCGTGGACGCGGTCAGTCGCGCGGGATCTTCGCCGCGTTCGCCTTCAGCCAGTCGGTCAGCGACTGCAGGCGCGGGTTGAGTTCGCGGACCTGGTTCAGGTCGCGGGCGCCGACGAAGTAGTCGGCGGTGTCGGCGTAGAACTGGAAGGTGGCGGCGATCTCGTCGGCGATGGGATGACCGGAGGCGCGGACCGCGTCCGGGGTGAGCGGGCGGAAGCTGACCGGTTCGCCGAGCACCTCGGTGAACAGCGCGGCGATCTCCTTGCCGGTGGCGTGCGTGCCCGCGATGGCCACGGTGCGGCCGACGAACTCGCCGCCGCGGTTGAGGATGCCGTAGGCGGTGCGGCCGATATCCTCCACCGCGATCATCGACATCGGGCTGTCCCCGATCGGCGTGGTCAGCACCAGGTCGCCGTTGGCGTCCCGCGCCGGGCCCTGACCGGCCAGGAACGCCTCGTAGAAGAAGGTGGTCTGCAGGAAGGTGG contains:
- a CDS encoding VWA domain-containing protein, giving the protein MEVDARGSQGIQQGDNNRMWNLFVNLGLPPALSRALVLLIVVALLGGGTWAVASWVLPWLAPTYRTQFLIDTTAEEPESIARSLRQAVQNAGDQDSLALRGFGGECGAPDNTTQLVDFGTGNRQEITQAAGQRRGGRPTLLRGVVEAVADFAGPFTLRATQVNRIILVTRHGTDACDEDTAFVGKEIKDRLAAAGLTIELRLVGYQLPGDQRDRLKQIAGGAGAPEPLFAADQAGLDAALEFVTNAEPVLRYAKEIVDIFNPTVERVNTAGTAIVEGRLDVAERTLAEARESAGQAGPRLDGLRERARTQQAQDIQRQADALRAQLDRILTAANSLLATARSAQSLDPGLTAFRGFAADYNAKVTSMNKAIAALRATAPAAPR